Sequence from the Drosophila innubila isolate TH190305 chromosome 3L unlocalized genomic scaffold, UK_Dinn_1.0 0_D_3L, whole genome shotgun sequence genome:
gtTGGTGCTTTGCAGCCCCATTTTAGGAGTTATGAGTTGTTGTGCAATGTGTTGCGAGACGTGTTCTGATTACGACCCAGGGGATTGATTGTTTAAGTATGCAGCATTTAAGATGTTCAGAGATTCATCCCAGTTTCCAATCAAAGAGATTGCACAACGAATTTATTGCTTAAatgctatgtaaataaataaaatgtttatatttaaatactttttataatacgcttttttatttgatgGTAATTAGGTAAGCTGACAAAATCAACACTAAGTTTAAAGTATGCGGTTGCTTATACATCATTAACAAaaggtttttgttttaaaaaaatatgaaatgcaaaaacataacaaaaccctttcgttttaattttaattttttttttaaatgaccTGGATTCGAAGAACAACTAAAAAACCAGGCATTCTTCATGCCTggataatattttcttaaagttcTTTATAGCAGGGCAGCACTGGCTTCTTGTCGTGGTTATGCTTTTTGACCTAtagtgaatatttttttactgaaTATTGTTAATGATAATTGTAAGGTGATAGGAAGAACTTATAAGTTCAAAGCATGCGGCTGCTTAGACTTCATTTATAAAAGtactattttttaagtatgaaagaaaaaaaaaacagtaaatACTTTCcgttttaaaactaaaaatttacagctttttttaaatgaaaaatgactAGTAAACCAAGCATATTTAAGGATAGGAGCTTAGTAAACTTCTTATTAGCAGGAATTATATTGTcggtttgcttttgttgtgctCTGTTATGGCTTTGCTGTAGCATTTTAGGACAATTGACTTGTTGTTCAATGTGTGATGATTCCGAAACTGAGGATTGAATGTTCATGGTATTAAGCATTTATGATATTCGGAGACCGCATCATTAAAACAAGACCTTTTGATTTTAATGGACTTCTAAACAAACAGATGTCACAAAAAAAAGTCGTATTTAAATTCTACGtgactaaataaaattaatatgtaaatacttATCCAACACTGCTTTTTTACTCGGCAATTATGACTGATAATTATTAGGTTAACTAGTTATTAGGTTAACAAGCTAGACTAAGGACATTGCAGCGTATGAATTCTAACCAGGGTATCAAACCGATACATGTATCAGTTTCAATTTTCGAGTGTAAGTAGTAGAATTATTGACACGCTTTAATGAGTTTAAATGAGTTTGCAATGCATTTGTGTATCTAATGTGTGAAATTGGCGAAGTTCCTTTCATCTTTTTTAGCACATGAAAATAGTATTAAATACTCAAAGTATTCGATTTATTGACTTATAATATGCTTTTGTATTCATGTCATTAATCGATCCagattcaagaaaaaaaagatgtgTTAGGGAtcaccaaattttaaaatgagttCTATACTTATGTTCGCAGCCGTTATTTTAACGGTTGTGTTATTAATGGCCCTTATTTTAGTTCTGTTAATAATGCTTTTTTGTGGATCCGATCAGCTTACATTGAAAacgctttgttgttgtggtaccAGTGATACTGTAAATGAAGAAGATGATATGTTTAATGATTAACAAGTAAGAAATGCATGTTTTCAGtctagatttatttatatatcaatCATAATCGAAATTATAGAAATCCATCACCccgttgttattattatattggcAATGGTATTTACagtcttatttttttcaattgtttttgcttctgTTACAATAGAATCCTATGTGCTTGCTGTCGTAATAGACGTGATACGAGTTTTTCAAAGGATCACGGAAGCCGTAACTCCAAAACTTTCCATGTCGATAACTCTTCTTCTTGTCGGGCTGTCGTCAACTATCTTGGAAAGCCAGTAATACATTGTTTTATTAAGATTAAccttacaaaataataagcgtaaatattttctaaaggATTTCAGAATATATGTTAACTTGCTGTAAGGCCAGTTTTCCCAATATTTGTTACTTGTGCATCCTGTTTTGAAGAAGAATAGAAGATGTCCGGACTCGAAATCATTAAAATCTTTTTCGGAATGAAAAGTGAACTAAGACAATGActtgaatgaaaatgaaaagcaatatGTCAAAGGAAGAAGATGTCAAGGACAATGTTTTggaacagcaaaagcaaagtttGTCGCGGATGTCAATTAGTGTGTCGATAATAAGGATGGGACATCTAGAACACtatataatatgaaataacTTTTTGAAACTACAAAGTCGTGTAAATCCTATGTAATAGTACAAATGTAcatgtacacatacatatatagatacatatgtatatctgtatttgtgtacgcatgtttgtatgtacatatatatgtatgtgtacctGTGTACATCCCATTTCCAAGTTTTCACcgccataaataaataataataaaaaaaaccgaaagCATTGCGAAATGGCTGAGCTTGCGACTGCACTTAATTGAATTACAATTAATGATATTGCATAACAGTATATTCTGTAAATATCTGTATATTAAGCATTTATATCAAAGACGCTTTTCATTTTGGGAAAGTTGCCGTTGGCAAGTTATATTAGTTACAATTTGTGATGGTTATTATCAAAAGATGGAAGAAAAAATAACAGCCAGACACACATACTCAGTTACAAAACtttcaaagttgttgttgttgtgttgacTTTTCTCTTTGGTAAATGCAAGAAATTTGAAGCCAATTGTCGTCGCGGCCGTGCAGAAAAAGTGTTACCACTGTTGCCTCCATTCGAATAGttgtatacgagtatataaataaaattaatagtaacaattgaaacaaatgTCGCACTTACGACGCGCAACAATAAAAAGACACAGTTGtcaattttgttattgcaatCACTGTCCACGCAGGTGTCATTGGCGGTTGCCcgccgcacagtggggcagaacCATTCTTGCAGTATCCAGACAAGCTGTCAATGTAAAATGAATAGATGATGTTAGTGTGAATCTTCTGtgtttatattgtatatatttttattattacagctaaataaatacataagtatttaGTATAGGCTAAAagcaattttccaaattttctagcactcgaaaattgaaaaatttgcacATGAAACCACTGTGCAACGGCCGCCGTTTGGTCACAATTTTCAGCGAAAGTAACTAAACGAGTTCCAATGCCAATTGTGatgtacttttatttttgtgcttaaCAACTATACATTAACTGTCGTAATACTTGGATATTgccaaaaagaaattaaaactcTGGCATTGCGCGTAGAATTTAAGATTCAGAGAaagtataaagaaaaaaccCTTAACAATTTGTGCCAGATCTCACACAGTTTGCCTTGAAGTTTGAGAATAGCAAAATTCGTTagtctaaaaatgttttgaaattcaCGTAGAGCAAAAAAATTTCGTTGCAGTTTTTGAATACGTTTGGTTGATGTTCGTTTTGCGCGCGCCCAATGCATGTTGCTTTAGCGTTATCGATTACAACACAATACAACCGTGCGTACACAAACAACTGATGACCAACACTGCTGACAgcgagcgtgtgtgtgtgtgtgagagtttGAAGACAATGGCTGCGGCTGCGGACGGTGCTGTTCCTACCCTTGCAAGTAAATATCTGACGAATAATATCCAATAAATTTAGTAAAACATGCTAgttgaatatatttacattatcAGCGATATGTTTGCAACAGTTTGACACGCAGTCTTTGCGTTATCAATGCGATTTTTGTTCAGATCGAAGCAAAccgcgtgtgtgtgttggttactcattttttttcttttgcttttgcttctctATTTTGCAGTTCGCTCTAGCGTGGCTGTTGAGCTGTGGTCGTCAGCTGGTGCAAAACAGCCATACGAACACAAGCCCAATTTGCCGCGAGAGGAGACGAAAAGCTCACGTTCGATCTGCTTTAGTCCGGATGGACGTTACTTTGCCTACTCGAATGGCATTGAGGTGAAGGTGCTCCATGTGCCGGCTTCCAACACTGGCAATGCCAATTGGCCCGTGCAGTGTCAACTGCCGCGTCCCAAGGCCTTCTATCTCCAGTTCTCACCGCGTGGCACTTATCTGTGCACCTGGGAACATTATGCCATTACCAAGGATCGTCCGGAGGGTGCTGCCAATTTGCTCGTTTACGATGTCGCCACTGGCAATGAGGTCTTTGCCATTGTACAGAAGAATCAAACGGATTGGCAGCCCTCGTGGTCATCAGACGAATCGATCTTTGCTTTGGTTGTAGGCGGCGAGGCACTGTTCTATGACTTGGCTGCCGGAGCAGTTGAAGGCTTTGCTAGCCCATCCCGTAAAATTGGCGGCAGCCGTGGCGGTATGCTATCTCTCGGTCCGGGCAGTTGTCCACcgtatttggcattttatacGCCTGGTGCCAAGGGCGCACCGTCCATGTGTAAGCTCTACAAGTATCCGGCTCTGGGACAGAATCAAACAGTCGCCTGTAAAAGTTTCTTCCAAGCGGATCGCGTTGACATGCTATGGAACAAGCGCGGTAGTGGACTTTTACTGTTGACCAGTACCGAGGTGGACAAAAGCGGTGCTTCATACTATGGCAATCAGGCTGTCCATTTCATGGCCACCAAGGGGGATACATGCTCTGTGCCATTGTCGAAGGAGGGACCCGTGCATTGTGTCAAATGGAGTCCCAAGGCCAATGAGTTTGTTGTCGTCTATGGTTTTATGCCCTCGAAAGCGGCATTGTATAATCTCAAGTGCGATGTTGTCTTTGACTTTGGGGAGGGTCCCCGTAACTGTGCCTACTTCAATCCATTTGGTAACCTCATTGTGCTCGGTGGATTTGGCAATCTGCCTGGCGCCGTCGAAGTCTGGGATGTGAGCAAACGAGAGAAGATTGCTAATCTCAAGTGTGCAGATACCACGCACTTTGAATGGCATCCAAATGGCGAGTGGTTTGTTACCGCTACCACGGCTCCTCGGCTACGAATTAGCAATGGGTATAtagtcaatatttatatttaatttgttttgtttttaattgctaTTTTCCCCAAAACAGCTTCAAGATCTATCATTATTCGGGGGCATTGCTACATGAGACGTTGTGGCCACAAGGACAGGAGCTATTGGGCATTGAGTGGCAGCAGTATGCGGACAATACATTTGTCGAGCCAAAAATAACCAAGGCCAAACATGAAGGCATCAAGTCCAGTCAGCCGGAGGCCAGCAAGAAGGCCTACACACCGCCCCATCTGCGTTTGTTAAAGGAGGGCAAAAACCCGGAAAAATATTTGCCGCAGCCGACGGTGCCAGGActtccagcagcagcaccaggtAATAGCAGCAGGAAATTTTGGCATAGACAATATGACTTGGATAATCCGATAATGCGGCGATGCCAAAGCCAGGGTCAGTGCGAGCAGCAACAGGGCCAAGGTAGCCAGCTGATAGCGAGCATGACCAACAGCGGCTCCAGTGCCAGCTCATCGCGACCCAATCGACGCTATCGACCCTACCAGCATAGGCGctactaaaattataaagattCATCATTCCATTCCACTCATACAAAAACCCCAAAATGCATTCTGTAGGATTTTAGAGCACGTGGCTGTAAGTAAACAAAGTAAATTGCCTAAAACATTTCTATGGTTATTTAGGTGATACATTATGTACCCAGATGATAGTTCCTTTTCCTAACaacttgttaatttttcaaacattttattatccGACtctgacaaaacaaaaataagataatACAAAATAGTTGATAAGTAAAATGATTCTAGTTTTCAAAACTATGTAATATGGGCTAACAGAAAGATAGCATCTTTATTTTGATTAGAGCTTAAGTGGaaattgatcaatttttataatatttctattatactaaatattttgtttaataagtaCGTAACATGCAATATTTTAATCGTTATTTCTTATCTTTTGTCTTCAGGTGTGGGTGCAAATAAGAACAAGAAGAggaataacaacagcaacaaagcaaagggcaacaataacatcaacaacagcaacagcaaccacaagcGTGAAGCTGACGAAGCCACACCGCCAGATGCAGCTGCATCTGTAGCTGCAGCCGCTCCAACTGAgagccaacaacagcaacagcagcagcaatcgaCAGCAGGTGGATCAACAGTCACTATTGGTGAATCACCGCGTAGACAGGCGCCCAAGCAACGTCCGCTGCCaagacaccaacaacagcagcatcaactgGAGCAGCCAGTTGAGTTTGGCACACCACGTCATCATGCCAATTCCAATGGCAATGttgcatacaacaacaacagcggcggtggcggcggcaacaacaatagcgacAAGGATCGCAAAATACGTAGTGTTGCCAAGAAATTATCAGACATTAAGAAGCTCAAGTCACGTCAGAGTCAAGGCGAAACACTGgaattaaatcaattgaacaaaattgaaatggagGCCAGATATCTGGAGGAGCTCAAGGCGCTCAAATTGTCCGTCTAAATAGACAATAGACACATGCCATCAACTGTTAAATGTGTGATACAACAAAAGTAGCGAGTTTACTGCAAACAAGGACACGATACACTCAAAACTTGGTTATTTCTGGGCCCCTAATTGTGTACTTTCGAACTTCCTGTATATTAATTGctttataaatgaaatgttagTGCTGTTTTCTTTACGTGCgcaaatttttcaaagttaaacaaacaacaaaaaaaataacatttttctactattgtgatttttttaaatatatattttggaaccacaataataacaacaataaactcATTCATGTACCAAATTGTGCTAcacagtaaataaataatttcatgaaaaatactcgtaattatttatgtttccCAATTGGATTTCTTTTTGATAAACTCCTCTCGTCCATCTTCCTTAACAGCGACATAGTAGCCAAGATCCTCGTATTTGTGACGCATATACGCTATATAACCAAAGACTCCAGCAGCTGCCGCCAGTCCTATACccattataattttgttctaCAAAATaagatatgtaaatattatttttacaatgtaACAGAATTACTTTGCATTTCTTCGCACCGGTTTTGTATAAAGTTCAAAGTTTATCAGTCTGAAAACACTGGTGCTACGCATGGACCGTATACCTTCACCGggtttttgttttggattATCgctcattttatattatttaatatttgcaattaaagtttaaagaaCGCATTGCACAATTTTAGTAAACAAATCGCGTGTGCAGGCTATCGATAGCTTTAatcgataaatataaataacacttAACTGAACTAGtgttaatgaaaaaattaaaagggacataatatttttaaatataagacgTTGATATTCTCTTTGCATTTTGAACGATCTCAAAAgttaatatcaataaatattctatcgaattattgttaaattacttttttttttgtcaattttcagCACTATACAAAAAAGTGTGACctgattaatataaaattcaaatttagaaaattgcaaaaattaaatcaattggAGTTCTTCTAAGCGAGTTTTATGACTTTtgaaatgaatataattttaattatttcggTATATATTTCAGAACAGTTTGTGCCCACCTTAAAAGCATtatattccaaaaatatattccaTTACATGGATTTGTCAAAATAAGCGTTTTATGTTTCCCAGTTGGATGTCCTTTTAACAAATTCCTTGCTACCATCTTCTCTAAAGGCTAAATAATAACCAAGTCGCTCATACTTGTGACGCACATATGTGACGTAGCCAAGGAATCCGGCAGTAGCAGCTACGGTCAATCCCAGTAGAACTTTATTctacagaatatttttaaagtttataattgctttatttttgctttttacttGTTAACGTACCTGTGTCGTATTAAGTTCTGCCTGAATCCgcttaaatacattaaatggTAGACCGGCGTTATAATTTTGAGGTTGTTTGTCGCCCATAtttgttcaattaaattttgaaattttttttagatatagtGAACAATTGTAcgttttcatatgaaaaatatGCCGCAAGTGCGTAACatgaagtaaaaataaaagtttagttttgacagTATATTCGATGGTATTGTGATAGGCTCAAAAGAATTTAAGTGATCCAAAatgtttaatcaaatttatcaaatagTTTATTGTACCTACTTAGCGTGATTTTCTAaggcaatttttttaatatcgaaTTCATTGAACGCTCGTCACTCCAAATATAAACCTAAATTTATTAGCTAATTtgctaataattaaatataaatttgtatgtaataaaattccaaaataacTTATATTTGTCCAAATAAGACTGATTctgtaacttttatttaaaaaatcatatatatatataaataaaacgtaatattttgtttaaaattacagTGCATTGCACATGCACTTTATTTTGGTTAATAATGCAATGACCAAAATGTTACTTGAGCATAGTGTTCCAAAGTGTCATAGTGTTCCAAAGTGTCAGAATCACATGTTTTGACATAAAAAAACATCCGTTTTATGTTGGATTTTTTAATAGTTGCACTTgtactttaataaattgtatatataactttttgtacatatacataattaaatgtgTTGTATTTATGCAATTGTCGTACTATTTGTCTTTTGCTtaacacaaataataaatttacaaaatatagtatgttacgaaaataaaaaaaatatacaataaatgaTGCGCTGTTTGATATATACAAGAAAAGTTGCAGCCAGCCGCTTTACTCAAAGTCAAACTGATAGCCACGATCCACAAAGCTGAGACCCCGCTCGGAGCTAACGGGAAATTCGTCCATAAACATAATGTAATCCTTGTAGTCTGGTGAAGTTTTAAGTTCCtgcaatgcaaaatatttaagtaatttaaaaaaaaaataaacgtttCGACTGCACACCTTTAAATCAACATAATCCTCAAATCCACATAAAACATAGTAAAGAAGTAGAGGTCGAACAATCGTGAATCCACCACGTTGTTTAGTTGACTCTCGCTGCTTTAAAATGTTGAGTGCACGGTGCAGAAAATTGGGTGTCAACTCTCGACAGTAGGAGACATCAAGATGATGTAGATGTGGACACAATTCgatgaattttaaaagcatatCATCGCACAAATATGTCCAGTTTCGTAGACAGAGCATCTGTAGATTTGTCATGCATGTGTAGCGCTCTAGAAAATCAATGCCATGTGTCCAACTGCAAATTGCCAATCGTTTAAGTTTTCTATGCGACCATATGGGCAGATCTGCGTCCCAGCCAGGCTCCAGGGGCATGTAATAACCATCAACGGCAAATCCCACAATGTCCGGTGCCTTGCGCTCCATAATCTCATAGAATTCGCGCACTTCACGAATTTTATGATCGAAGGTATCAACACTAGCCAAAGGTGGTATGGACCACTCGGTGTCCAGTAGCACCACTAACTGTTTAAGTGCTGGTAGCTTCAACACATTTGGTAAAACCGATTTAAGGGTCGCAAgattaagctttaaaatgctGAGATTCTTAAGGTAGTCCACACAGTTGTTGAGACGCAGCTTGCTTATAACATCGTACATGCGAATGTCCAGCACTTTCAGATTAGGAAGCTGACtgtttaaagtaaataaagtacatatttaGTATGCAAGTATGTCCAGTGTATAATGTGGTTGACTCACCTGCAGATTTCATCGAGATATTCCTGTTGCAATTCATACGCCTTGTGTTGATCTTCGTACAAGTGCAGCTCCTCCAGATACCGAAAATTTGACAGGTAACGCCCCTGAATGGGCGTCGTGAGACGCAGTCTCAGCAAGTTTGGCATCATTTTAGCCATTTTATATATGCTACGATCCGATGGATAACAGTCCATGTCCTCGGGATCATAATAGAAGCTTGTCACATTGGGCAACACgtatatttgcatttcatCCAAGTCTCTCAACAATGTGCATAAACAGCTGGAGACATTCATGACCTTAATAAACGGACGCATTTGCCGTATAAAATAGCATAGGTCATCATAGTTGGGCAACAGTTCGCGCCACTTTTCCATATCCAGGTAATCGTAGGCATGAGAACTGCGCCAACGGTTCAAGCAGATCCATTGAAAGCGTTCACAAACTTTGGCAAAGGCAACCTCGCTGCGCAGATCCTGCAGTCTCTCGAATATACATTCTAGGCAatcattgtttaatttaaatatgtcgGCCGTTTCTTCAGTGGGCGTTGGGGGCGTGTTTGGGGCTGTTGACGGCTCTTCAGCCATGACTCCTGTAGAGACTATAAGAACATTCTAGTTGAAATATCGCTAGTTTTCAGTTGAACACTTAAAATTACCCAAATTAGACTTTATCCACACGCAGATGCTCTTTCGCGATAATTGATTTGCGGacttcttctattttttaagacaaaacaaaattgataaaatttcgcttcataacaaacaaaaaatttacgaCAGCTGTTTGCAGGCAGTGTTGAAAAATATGCTTAGTTTAATTTTGAGCATCTTCAATTGAAGCGGTGAATAGAACGATATTTACAAAGTTTATAAGGCAGTTAAACGTGAATTGATAAATATCAGCTTGACTTCCACTTTTTGTTAGCTGTAAATGGCATtcgttacataaaaaaaatgtttctaaatgctcgtatttattaaatttggttcGTTTGTTCTCCGAGCTTTCAAAAAGCAATGCTTcgcaatataaaaaattaaattagaaaaaatcataattgtTGTAAAGTAAACACAAAGTGAACTAGTtcttttaactaaaaattccGTGAATTGTcacattttgcagcactagcTTGCAAGTGTTGAGCAACTAAAAGTCGCATGCCACCGATAATACATCGAATGTATCGAAATAacacgtgtgtgtgcgttgtcGAATTTTATACCCTTTAATTGTGACTGCAACGAGAACATCGTTGcgagtttttttgttgtagaaggtagaaaatatataaaataaaatcataaaaaagtCTATAAGAATGGCAGAACTGCAACAAATAACTGCTGCCATAGTGCACGAGTATCTGAAAACGACGGACAAAAATCTAGCTAAAGTGTTTGAGCAGAAAGCAAAAGCGGTAAGTTTTTTTGTGTGACATTTTGATTGCAAACATTTTCACTGCAAGCAGTTaatgtgcatacatacatatgtatgcactaGGAGACAGTGTCGGCGAATGTGTACATGTAATCGATAAAATGGTACCATATTTGTTTAAGGCCGCCTACAATAAAAACACACTAATTAAAATGCCGCATGCCGAAAACACGTGTTTCCATTAACCAACAACTTTTTgttctcttttatttatgtatttgaaatttatagcCCACTGTGGGAAAGAACACGCCAAAGTTGACAGATATATTGGCCTTTTATCAAGCTTCAAAGAAACTGCCGCCTGTAAAGAAATATGGATCGGATAGCGACGAGAGCGACGATAGCGATTCATCCGAAGCACCAGCGTCCAAGAAACCAGCAAGCGTGACAAATGGAAATGCTGCCAAATccgctgctgcttcttctagCGACGAAGACAGCGATTCGAAGCCAGCACAGAAGCCAGCTGTAAAGGCATCGCCAGCAAAGAAAACCGCTGCAGCTTCCAGCAGCGAGGACAGTTCCAGTGAGGAAGAAGCAGCTAAACCGGCGGCCAAACCCGCGGCTGCGAAGGCAGCACCTGCCAAGCCCAAATACACCAGCAGCGAGGGCAGCAGTTCTGAGGATGAGGAAGAGCAAAAGAAGCCAGCAGCTGCTGTGGCCAAGTCACCAGCTAAGACAGCTCCAGCCAAGAAGGCAGCTGCATCGTCCAGCAGCGAAGATTCCTCCGATGAGGAGGCACCTGCCAAAAAGGCTGCTCCCGCTGCAAAGCCCACACCTGCTAAAAAGGCAGCCGAATCCAGCAGCGAGGATAGCTCCAGCGATGATGAGCCTGCCAAGAAAgcgccagcagcagctcctgCCAAGCCAGCAGCTAAAAAGGCCGCATCCAGCAGTGAGGACAGCGATTCGGAAGAGGAACAAAAGAAACCAGCGGCTCCTGTGGTCAAGTCACCAGCTAAGGCAGCGCCTGCAAAGAAGGCAGCTGCTTCCAGCAGTGAAGATTCGTCCGATGAGGAAGAACCCCCTAAAAAAGCGGCACCTGTCAAAGCCACGCCAGCCAAGAAAGCTGCAGCCTCCAGTTCTGATTCATCCTCTGAAGAAGATGAGCAGCCAATGAAAGCGGCTGCCAAGCCAGCAGCTGCACCAGCTAAGAAACCAGCGGCCAAGGCTCAATCCGAAGACTCCTCCGAGGATAGCGACAGCTCCGAAGATGAGAAACCTGCTGTCAAACCGGCTGTAAAGAAAACTGCAGCTCCAGCCAAAAAGGAATCATCGTCAGATGACTCCGATGAGGAAGAAAAGGCTAAACCAGCCGCCAAGACTCCTGTCAAGCAAGCTGCGAAAAAGGCGGACAGCAGCTCGGACGACTCTTCCGATGAGGATGAGGCGCCGGCAAAGAAGAAACCCGCTCCGGCTAAAAAGGAAGAAAGCAGCAGCGATGACGATGATTCTGAAGATGACAAACCCAAGAAACAACAGCCAGTGGCCAATGGAGGTGGACAGAAGCGCAAGCTCAGCGGTGGCGATGAACAGGATGAAACGCCTAACAAAAAGTACaacaactttgtcaaatcggGCGAACAAAAGGTAATTTCTTAAACATATATTACAGATCAtgaaaatgattaaatgaaatgattgGTAATACCGATCTTAAGTAGTTAATTCCTTCCGAGTCTGTCTGTTGATCTTAGAGACTACGAATTTCTAcatttaacaacaaacaaatccagaaatcaaaaatatttttatcggTACTAATTGAGGGCAGATTCAGATCAGGaaaattactaaataaaataatttattatacttatCTAAGTAGTTAGTCAGTTTAAATTCCTTGCGAGTCTGTCTGTTGATCTTAAAGATTATTTAGGATTGGGCAGGTAACTTTGATCCTTAATACTTCATACCTTAATATCAAAGTCACTTTTAAAAGAAGCAAGTACTGATTACTAATCCATCACAAGTAGAGGTGCGATTAATGATTGAAATTGCCTGTTTAGTCTATGGATTGTGTTAGTaacttcaaaaatattaatttaattatttaacacaAAATAGAATAATGGTTTTACATCCACGCCcactaataacaacaacaatcagttGAACAACAGCAGTGGTGGAGGTGGAAGTGGACGTCGCAGATCGCCATTCCGGCGAGTGCGTACCGAGGAGGTCCTCGTAGATTCACGCGTTCAGGACATGTCCTTTGAGGCGAAGGTGAGTGCCACAAATGTATTTGAGTGTGGCgcgctgtatgtgtgtgtgtttgggaaTAAAGTGTTGGACATTGTTATCTTTAGTTGACAGCTCTAGGTGGGATTAATCAAGCAGCGGGGTTACACACAAATTAGCAAAAGCGcccaatttaaaatgataacaTAAAACTGAACTCAAATCATTTGTGGCATTTGCCTTTTCGTTATTCCAATTTGTATTTGCCATTTGTAATTGCTTGGCTAATTTGTGTTTAACCTTTTTGCGTTGCTTTCTAGGATGGTGGATTCAAGAAGTTCAACAATGGACCACGTGGACGCGGCGGTTCCGGCTTTGCTGGCCGTCCAGATAGAAGCAAGTGGGAAAGTAACCAAAA
This genomic interval carries:
- the LOC117786928 gene encoding nucleolar protein dao-5 isoform X3 codes for the protein MAELQQITAAIVHEYLKTTDKNLAKVFEQKAKAPTVGKNTPKLTDILAFYQASKKLPPVKKYGSDSDESDDSDSSEAPASKKPASVTNGNAAKSAAASSSDEDSDSKPAQKPAVKASPAKKTAAASSSEDSSSEEEAAKPAAKPAAAKAAPAKPKYTSSEGSSSEDEEEQKKPAAAVAKSPAKTAPAKKAAASSSSEDSSDEEAPAKKAAPAAKPTPAKKAAESSSEDSSSDDEPAKKAPAAAPAKPAAKKAASSSEDSDSEEEQKKPAAPVVKSPAKAAPAKKAAASSSEDSSDEEEPPKKAAPVKATPAKKAAASSSDSSSEEDEQPMKAAAKPAAAPAKKPAAKAQSEDSSEDSDSSEDEKPAVKPAVKKTAAPAKKESSSDDSDEEEKAKPAAKTPVKQAAKKADSSSDDSSDEDEAPAKKKPAPAKKEESSSDDDDSEDDKPKKQQPVANGGGQKRKLSGGDEQDETPNKKYNNFVKSGEQKNNGFTSTPTNNNNNQLNNSSGGGGSGRRRSPFRRVRTEEVLVDSRVQDMSFEAKDGGFKKFNNGPRGRGGSGFAGRPDRSKWESNQNGGEDGEGEDGGFKKSGDRKSFGGFERKSFDGQRGGRGGGGRGGGGGFGRGGGGDRGGRGGFGRGRGGGGDRGGRGGFGRGGGGGRGGGGRGGGFGNKSFDSGPKQNKKITFDN
- the LOC117786928 gene encoding nucleolar protein dao-5 isoform X2, with translation MAELQQITAAIVHEYLKTTDKNLAKVFEQKAKAPTVGKNTPKLTDILAFYQASKKLPPVKKYGSDSDESDDSDSSEAPASKKPASVTNGNAAKSAAASSSDEDSDSKPAQKPAVKASPAKKTAAASSSEDSSSEEEAAKPAAKPAAAKAAPAKPKYTSSEGSSSEDEEEQKKPAAAVAKSPAKTAPAKKAAASSSSEDSSDEEAPAKKAAPAAKPTPAKKAAESSSEDSSSDDEPAKKAPAAAPAKPAAKKAASSSEDSDSEEEQKKPAAPVVKSPAKAAPAKKAAASSSEDSSDEEEPPKKAAPVKATPAKKAAASSSDSSSEEDEQPMKAAAKPAAAPAKKPAAKAQSEDSSEDSDSSEDEKPAVKPAVKKTAAPAKKESSSDDSDEEEKAKPAAKTPVKQAAKKADSSSDDSSDEDEAPAKKKPAPAKKEESSSDDDDSEDDKPKKQQPVANGGGQKRKLSGGDEQDETPNKKYNNFVKSGEQKNNGFTSTPTNNNNNQLNNSSGGGGSGRRRSPFRRVRTEEVLVDSRVQDMSFEAKKNAAGSWGERANKDLKFTRGKSFKHEKTKKKRGSYRGGQIDTGVNSIKFD
- the LOC117786928 gene encoding nucleolar protein dao-5 isoform X1, giving the protein MAELQQITAAIVHEYLKTTDKNLAKVFEQKAKAPTVGKNTPKLTDILAFYQASKKLPPVKKYGSDSDESDDSDSSEAPASKKPASVTNGNAAKSAAASSSDEDSDSKPAQKPAVKASPAKKTAAASSSEDSSSEEEAAKPAAKPAAAKAAPAKPKYTSSEGSSSEDEEEQKKPAAAVAKSPAKTAPAKKAAASSSSEDSSDEEAPAKKAAPAAKPTPAKKAAESSSEDSSSDDEPAKKAPAAAPAKPAAKKAASSSEDSDSEEEQKKPAAPVVKSPAKAAPAKKAAASSSEDSSDEEEPPKKAAPVKATPAKKAAASSSDSSSEEDEQPMKAAAKPAAAPAKKPAAKAQSEDSSEDSDSSEDEKPAVKPAVKKTAAPAKKESSSDDSDEEEKAKPAAKTPVKQAAKKADSSSDDSSDEDEAPAKKKPAPAKKEESSSDDDDSEDDKPKKQQPVANGGGQKRKLSGGDEQDETPNKKYNNFVKSGEQKDGGFKKFNNGPRGRGGSGFAGRPDRSKWESNQNGGEDGEGEDGGFKKSGDRKSFGGFERKSFDGQRGGRGGGGRGGGGGFGRGGGGDRGGRGGFGRGRGGGGDRGGRGGFGRGGGGGRGGGGRGGGFGNKSFDSGPKQNKKITFDN